In Streptomyces ambofaciens ATCC 23877, a single genomic region encodes these proteins:
- a CDS encoding ATP-binding protein — protein MTVRRDFAESAGCRSDLVIGREESFGAAREQLTRGGSVLLHGPAGIGKSTVLRSLAAEYARTAHTVLRCSATESESHLPFLALADLFGLVLDEVSDALPAAQRTALESALTGRGESTLQRDGLALRLAVLSTLRALAAKGPVLVVADDLQWLDPASAELLGFAARRLGDTPVRMLCAVRTEGPETEGAEYDRHLRASPPDTRAVRLGPLTRAQVSALLDDRGYCGLPRSTVRDIHRTSGGNPLFALELGRALAESPTAPRPGEPLPVPTSLRALVLSRLEMLSDEARRTLLVASAGARPTPALLHAAGRSNAEAETAQAARLGLLATDPEGPTVRFAHPLISAALYAEAPAPERRAAHAALSTAASDPIERARHLALATTGTDPRVAARLAEAAALARDRGAPSVAASLGLLAARHTPADSAPGPDERRLQAAEDAITAGEQDLARDIAREVLTRATAPGERVRAWMVVIEAAGQAIGEVDAVFPQVLADAGDDPRLLALVHYQLAWRGLVVQGDFAQGREEAAHAARLAARAGDRRTELLALAFQAQAETLMGHPDAPATIRRALDEPQDARVACHHNGAGSSRFRWLVMSDRLAEARTAATALLREARRRGMAESEVHYLRFLAETELHSGHCGRALELSRESLTLARDAGIGEGAGAMQAALAEAAGGDVERALALAREAVRRAEEDGDAVYLSRALAALGHASLVAGDAEAAVHALSRVRELEAGAGITDPARGRWQGDLAEALVRTGATAEAQEVVDVTRVHALRLGRGGVLAVLDRAEALVRAARGEHRAAVTGLTSARERLAELGYGLEEARAAFALAELRAGRPGRAPGPAAYDDAARLFRRCRALPWLRRLEASAARAALPVPAAALVVPDGLAGLAAMERQVAALVMEGATNREIAGRLFVSVKTVEATLTRVYRKLGIRSRVDIVRLAAGRRSE, from the coding sequence GTGACCGTGCGACGGGACTTCGCGGAGTCTGCCGGATGCCGCTCCGACCTGGTCATCGGGCGGGAGGAGTCGTTCGGCGCGGCGCGCGAGCAACTCACCCGCGGCGGCAGTGTGCTGCTGCACGGCCCCGCCGGAATCGGAAAGTCGACCGTCCTGCGCAGTCTGGCCGCCGAATACGCGCGCACGGCCCACACCGTGTTGCGCTGCTCGGCCACCGAGTCCGAATCCCACCTCCCCTTCCTCGCCCTCGCCGACCTGTTCGGTCTGGTGCTGGACGAGGTGTCGGACGCCCTGCCCGCCGCGCAGCGCACCGCGCTGGAGTCGGCGCTCACGGGCCGCGGCGAGTCCACCCTCCAGCGCGACGGTCTGGCGCTGCGGCTGGCGGTGCTCTCCACGCTGCGCGCGCTCGCCGCGAAGGGTCCCGTGCTGGTCGTCGCCGACGACCTGCAGTGGCTCGACCCGGCCAGCGCCGAGCTCCTCGGTTTCGCCGCCCGCCGCCTGGGCGACACCCCGGTACGGATGCTGTGCGCGGTGCGGACCGAGGGGCCGGAGACGGAGGGCGCCGAGTACGACCGCCATCTGCGCGCGTCCCCGCCGGACACCCGCGCGGTGCGCCTCGGACCGCTGACCCGTGCCCAGGTCTCGGCCCTGCTCGACGACCGCGGCTACTGCGGCCTGCCCCGTTCCACGGTCCGCGACATCCACCGCACCAGCGGCGGCAATCCGCTCTTCGCGCTGGAGCTGGGCCGGGCGCTCGCCGAGAGCCCCACCGCGCCGCGGCCGGGCGAGCCGCTGCCGGTGCCGACCTCGCTGCGCGCCCTGGTCCTCTCCCGCCTGGAGATGCTGTCGGACGAGGCCCGGCGCACCCTCCTGGTGGCCAGCGCCGGCGCCCGCCCGACCCCGGCCCTGCTGCACGCGGCCGGCCGGAGCAACGCCGAGGCGGAGACCGCCCAGGCGGCGCGGCTGGGTCTGCTGGCGACCGACCCGGAGGGACCCACCGTACGGTTCGCGCATCCGCTGATCTCGGCCGCGCTGTACGCCGAGGCCCCGGCGCCGGAGCGGCGGGCCGCGCACGCCGCGCTGTCCACGGCGGCCTCCGACCCGATCGAGCGGGCCCGGCACCTGGCGCTCGCCACCACCGGCACCGATCCGCGGGTGGCGGCCCGGCTGGCCGAGGCGGCCGCGCTGGCCCGGGACCGCGGGGCCCCGTCGGTCGCCGCGTCGCTGGGGCTGCTCGCCGCCCGGCACACCCCGGCGGACAGCGCACCGGGGCCGGACGAGCGCCGGCTCCAGGCCGCCGAGGACGCGATCACCGCGGGTGAGCAGGACCTCGCCCGGGACATCGCCCGTGAGGTACTGACCCGGGCCACCGCGCCCGGGGAGCGGGTACGCGCCTGGATGGTGGTGATCGAGGCGGCCGGGCAGGCCATCGGCGAGGTCGACGCCGTCTTCCCGCAGGTCCTGGCCGACGCGGGGGACGATCCCCGGCTGCTCGCCCTGGTCCACTACCAACTCGCCTGGCGCGGCCTGGTGGTGCAGGGGGACTTCGCCCAGGGCCGGGAGGAGGCCGCGCACGCCGCCCGGCTGGCGGCACGGGCCGGGGACCGGCGCACCGAGCTGCTGGCGCTGGCCTTCCAGGCGCAGGCCGAGACGCTGATGGGGCATCCCGACGCCCCGGCGACCATCCGGCGGGCGCTCGACGAGCCGCAGGACGCGCGGGTGGCGTGTCACCACAACGGGGCCGGTTCCTCCCGGTTCCGCTGGCTGGTGATGAGCGACCGGCTGGCCGAGGCGCGGACCGCCGCGACCGCGCTGCTGCGCGAGGCGCGCCGGCGCGGCATGGCCGAGAGCGAGGTCCACTACCTGCGGTTCCTCGCCGAGACCGAGCTGCACTCCGGCCACTGCGGCAGGGCCCTGGAGCTGTCCCGGGAGAGTCTGACGCTGGCCCGGGACGCGGGCATCGGCGAAGGCGCGGGTGCGATGCAGGCCGCGCTCGCCGAGGCCGCCGGAGGGGACGTGGAACGGGCGCTGGCCCTGGCGCGGGAGGCGGTGCGGCGGGCCGAGGAGGACGGCGACGCCGTGTACCTGTCGCGGGCGCTGGCCGCCCTCGGTCACGCGAGCCTGGTGGCGGGCGACGCGGAGGCGGCCGTGCACGCGCTGAGCCGGGTACGGGAGCTGGAGGCCGGCGCCGGCATCACCGACCCGGCGCGCGGCCGGTGGCAGGGCGACCTCGCCGAGGCGCTGGTGCGTACCGGGGCGACGGCCGAGGCGCAGGAGGTCGTCGACGTCACGCGCGTGCACGCGCTGCGGCTCGGGCGCGGCGGCGTGCTCGCCGTGCTGGACCGGGCCGAGGCGCTGGTGCGGGCGGCACGGGGCGAACACCGGGCCGCCGTCACCGGGTTGACGTCGGCGCGGGAGCGGCTGGCCGAGCTGGGCTACGGCCTGGAGGAGGCGCGGGCGGCCTTCGCGCTGGCGGAGCTGCGGGCGGGCCGGCCGGGGCGGGCGCCGGGCCCGGCGGCGTACGACGACGCGGCGCGCCTCTTCCGGCGCTGCCGGGCGCTGCCCTGGCTGCGGCGGTTGGAGGCGTCCGCGGCACGGGCCGCGCTCCCGGTGCCCGCCGCGGCCCTCGTGGTGCCCGACGGTCTGGCGGGGCTCGCCGCGATGGAGCGCCAGGTGGCCGCGCTCGTCATGGAGGGCGCGACCAACCGGGAGATCGCCGGCCGCCTGTTCGTCAGCGTCAAGACGGTCGAGGCGACCCTGACCCGCGTCTACCGCAAGCTCGGGATCCGGTCCCGGGTGGACATCGTCCGACTGGCGGCGGGCCGGCGGAGCGAGTGA
- a CDS encoding LuxR C-terminal-related transcriptional regulator, whose product MAVDTAGGVEIRSALVRLRRTTGLPVAFGGLVESGRRQVRISELSGTATAALSALAVTSGNGLGGKAVALTRPCAVSDYSVSRQISHEYDLPVAAEGLRSVVAVPVVVRRRVRGVLYGALRTAQPLGDRTLSAAVEAARDVEQALVLRDEAGALLTAARPRAACGPGGSPGWEQVREAHAALRALAPRIADPALREELLRACGLLAAGSGPAAPPARLAPREVDVLACVAAGATNAAAAERLGLRPETVKAYLRSAMRKLGARTRGEAVAAARRAGGLP is encoded by the coding sequence GTGGCGGTGGACACGGCCGGCGGGGTGGAGATCCGCAGCGCGCTGGTGCGGCTGCGGCGGACGACCGGGCTGCCGGTCGCCTTCGGCGGGCTGGTGGAGTCCGGGCGCCGCCAGGTCCGCATCAGCGAGCTGAGCGGGACGGCCACGGCCGCGCTGAGCGCCCTCGCGGTGACCTCCGGCAACGGCTTGGGCGGCAAGGCGGTGGCGCTCACGCGGCCGTGCGCGGTGAGCGACTACTCCGTCTCGCGGCAGATCAGCCACGAGTACGACCTCCCGGTCGCCGCCGAGGGGCTGCGCTCGGTGGTGGCGGTCCCGGTGGTCGTACGGCGCCGGGTGCGCGGGGTGCTCTACGGCGCCCTGCGCACGGCCCAGCCGTTGGGCGACCGCACGCTTAGCGCGGCCGTGGAGGCGGCGCGGGACGTGGAGCAGGCGCTGGTGCTGCGGGACGAGGCGGGCGCGCTGCTGACGGCGGCCCGGCCGCGGGCCGCGTGCGGCCCCGGGGGTTCCCCGGGCTGGGAACAGGTGCGTGAGGCGCACGCCGCGCTGCGCGCACTGGCGCCCAGGATCGCGGACCCGGCGCTGCGGGAGGAGTTGTTGCGGGCGTGCGGACTACTGGCGGCGGGGAGCGGGCCCGCCGCCCCGCCGGCCCGGCTCGCTCCCCGTGAGGTGGACGTGCTGGCCTGCGTGGCCGCCGGGGCGACGAACGCGGCGGCCGCGGAGCGGCTCGGCCTGCGCCCGGAGACCGTCAAGGCCTATCTGCGCTCGGCCATGCGCAAGCTCGGCGCCCGCACCCGTGGAGAGGCGGTGGCGGCGGCTCGCCGCGCCGGAGGGCTGCCGTAA
- a CDS encoding AMP-binding protein, with product MTTATELFRSARDFLLEHREDYAAAYEGFTWPRPGNFNWALDWFDVIAEGNRRTALHIVEEDGSEVRVSFAEMSARSDRVANRLREWGVGPEDRILVMLGNQVELWETALAAMKLRAVVIPATPLLGPADLRDRVDRGRVGHVIVRAADTGKFADVPGDYTRVAVGGTTAPGWSRYEDAYTASDVFIPDGPTTADDPLMLYFTSGTTARPKLVEHTHASYPIGHLATMYWIGLKPGDVHLNISSPGWAKHAWSNLFAPWNAEATVFLHNYTRFDAGRLMAEMDRAAVTTFCAPPTVWRMLIQSDLSRLATPPREVVAAGEPLNPEVIEQVRRAWGVTVRDGFGQTETAVQVSNSPGQVLKTGSMGRPSPGYRVELLDPVTGAPGADEGEIALDLSESPVGLMTGYHGDPDRTAEAMAGGYYRTGDIGARDADGYLTYVGRADDVFKASDYKISPFELESALLEHEAVAEAAVVPAPDELRLAVPKAYVVPAAGWEPGPDTAKVLFEHSRRTLAPYKRIRRLEFGELPKTVSGKIRRIALREATAAGSTDEYREEDFR from the coding sequence ATGACGACGGCCACGGAGCTGTTCCGCAGCGCACGGGACTTCCTGCTGGAGCACCGCGAGGACTACGCCGCCGCCTACGAGGGCTTCACCTGGCCCCGCCCCGGGAACTTCAACTGGGCGCTGGACTGGTTCGACGTCATCGCCGAGGGCAACCGGCGCACGGCGCTGCACATCGTCGAGGAGGACGGTTCCGAGGTCCGGGTCTCCTTCGCCGAGATGTCCGCCCGCTCCGACCGGGTCGCGAACCGGCTGCGCGAGTGGGGCGTCGGCCCCGAGGACCGCATCCTCGTCATGCTCGGCAACCAGGTCGAGCTGTGGGAGACCGCGCTCGCCGCGATGAAGCTCCGGGCCGTGGTCATCCCGGCCACCCCGCTGCTCGGCCCCGCCGACCTGCGCGACCGCGTCGACCGCGGCCGGGTCGGGCACGTCATCGTGCGCGCCGCGGACACCGGCAAGTTCGCCGACGTCCCCGGCGACTACACCCGCGTCGCGGTCGGCGGCACGACGGCGCCGGGCTGGTCGCGGTACGAGGACGCGTACACCGCCTCCGACGTCTTCATCCCGGACGGCCCGACCACCGCCGACGACCCGCTGATGCTGTACTTCACCTCGGGTACGACGGCCCGGCCCAAGCTGGTCGAGCACACCCACGCCTCGTACCCGATCGGGCATCTCGCGACCATGTACTGGATCGGGCTGAAGCCCGGCGACGTCCACCTGAACATCTCCTCGCCCGGCTGGGCCAAGCACGCCTGGTCGAACCTGTTCGCGCCGTGGAACGCCGAGGCGACCGTCTTCCTGCACAACTACACGCGGTTCGACGCCGGCCGCCTGATGGCCGAGATGGACCGGGCCGCCGTGACCACCTTCTGCGCCCCGCCCACCGTCTGGCGGATGCTCATCCAGTCCGACCTGAGCCGGCTCGCCACCCCGCCGCGCGAGGTCGTCGCCGCCGGTGAGCCGCTCAACCCCGAGGTGATCGAACAGGTGCGCCGCGCCTGGGGCGTGACCGTCCGGGACGGCTTCGGGCAGACCGAGACGGCCGTCCAGGTCTCCAACAGCCCCGGCCAGGTCCTGAAGACCGGCTCCATGGGCCGCCCCAGCCCCGGCTACCGCGTAGAACTCCTCGACCCGGTCACCGGCGCGCCCGGCGCCGACGAGGGCGAGATCGCCCTCGACCTGTCCGAGAGCCCCGTCGGCCTGATGACCGGCTACCACGGCGACCCCGACCGCACGGCGGAGGCGATGGCCGGCGGGTACTACCGCACCGGTGACATCGGCGCCCGCGACGCGGACGGGTACCTCACCTACGTGGGCCGGGCCGACGACGTGTTCAAGGCCAGCGACTACAAGATCAGCCCCTTCGAGCTGGAGAGCGCCCTGCTGGAGCACGAGGCGGTCGCCGAGGCGGCCGTCGTGCCGGCCCCGGACGAGCTGCGCCTCGCGGTGCCGAAGGCGTACGTGGTCCCGGCGGCGGGCTGGGAGCCGGGCCCCGACACCGCGAAGGTCCTCTTCGAGCACTCCCGCCGGACCCTCGCCCCCTACAAGCGCATCCGGCGCCTGGAGTTCGGCGAACTGCCCAAGACCGTCTCCGGCAAGATCCGCCGCATCGCACTGCGCGAGGCCACGGCGGCCGGTTCCACGGACGAGTACCGCGAGGAGGACTTCCGGTGA
- a CDS encoding recombinase family protein: MQNRGSGQVAECDIYVRISQDLTGDEYGVQRQEKRCRTLAAQLGLKVRHVWVDNDLSATKKNVVRPDFEAMLQSNPQAIVCWHTDRLIRVTRDLERVIELGVNVYAVEAGHLDLATPAGRAVARTVTAWATYEGEQKAARQKLANQQAAQQGRPYTAGIRPFGYADDHMTLIADEAAAIVEGAQMILAGESLSAVARKWDEAKLQSPRSKVTGAKGWTLRGVKKVLTSPRYAGMATYLGEVMGQAQWPPILDPEVHYSVVAILNSPERFSGGKRTGRTPGTLLAGIGNCGYDGCTDTVNGRGYRGVPVYGCAATHTRTPRSIADDCASKATLARLMFPDFLGQILESQNAQDGQSGAQLQSQAQELRQRLDGLAVAYAEGAISLSQMTAGSTALQKKLEEIESETVSSGGIPPLDPVKGVAGLIEGWPSLPLPTRRAWVDFCCIVTLNPAKGRHMSSMSVDDHVTIEWRDVSE; encoded by the coding sequence ATGCAAAATCGCGGGTCAGGGCAGGTCGCCGAGTGCGACATCTACGTCCGCATCAGCCAGGATCTCACGGGCGACGAGTACGGCGTCCAGCGGCAGGAGAAGCGCTGCCGGACGCTCGCCGCACAGCTCGGGCTCAAGGTCCGACACGTCTGGGTCGACAACGACCTGAGCGCCACGAAGAAGAACGTCGTCCGGCCCGACTTCGAAGCCATGCTCCAGAGCAACCCGCAGGCGATCGTGTGCTGGCACACTGACCGCCTCATCCGCGTCACGCGGGACCTGGAGCGCGTCATCGAGCTCGGCGTCAACGTCTACGCGGTCGAGGCCGGACACCTCGACCTGGCCACGCCGGCCGGCCGAGCTGTCGCCCGCACGGTGACGGCCTGGGCCACCTACGAGGGTGAGCAGAAGGCCGCGCGCCAGAAGCTCGCCAACCAGCAGGCCGCCCAGCAGGGCCGCCCGTACACCGCCGGCATCCGCCCCTTCGGATACGCAGACGACCACATGACGCTCATCGCCGACGAGGCTGCGGCCATCGTCGAGGGCGCTCAGATGATCCTCGCCGGGGAGTCTCTGTCGGCGGTCGCCCGCAAGTGGGACGAGGCCAAGCTCCAGTCGCCCCGCAGTAAGGTCACGGGCGCCAAGGGGTGGACGCTGCGGGGCGTGAAGAAGGTACTCACGTCCCCGCGCTACGCCGGGATGGCCACGTATCTCGGTGAGGTGATGGGGCAGGCGCAGTGGCCCCCGATCCTCGACCCGGAGGTGCACTACTCAGTCGTGGCCATCCTGAACAGCCCGGAGCGGTTCTCGGGAGGCAAGCGGACCGGCCGGACGCCGGGCACGCTGCTCGCCGGCATCGGGAACTGCGGGTACGACGGATGCACTGACACGGTCAACGGTCGCGGCTACCGGGGTGTCCCGGTGTACGGCTGCGCGGCTACGCACACGCGTACTCCGCGGAGCATCGCCGACGACTGTGCGAGCAAGGCGACGCTGGCCCGGCTGATGTTCCCTGACTTTCTGGGTCAGATCCTGGAGAGTCAGAACGCCCAGGACGGCCAGTCAGGGGCCCAGCTCCAGAGTCAGGCACAGGAACTGCGGCAGCGTCTCGACGGGCTGGCTGTGGCCTACGCAGAGGGAGCGATCAGTCTGTCTCAGATGACCGCTGGGTCGACGGCGCTCCAGAAGAAGCTCGAAGAGATCGAGTCGGAGACGGTGAGCTCGGGCGGCATCCCTCCGCTCGACCCGGTGAAGGGGGTCGCGGGCTTGATCGAGGGGTGGCCGAGTCTGCCTCTGCCGACGCGTCGTGCGTGGGTGGACTTCTGCTGCATCGTCACCCTGAACCCGGCCAAGGGCCGGCACATGTCCTCCATGTCTGTCGATGACCACGTCACCATCGAGTGGCGGGACGTGAGCGAGTAG